A DNA window from Desulfovibrio desulfuricans DSM 642 contains the following coding sequences:
- a CDS encoding methyl-accepting chemotaxis protein has protein sequence MRSIKQKIALAAGLGLIATAAILMAFGLYSTSNTKEFVSNRVSQLLEKSAISSLESLVSDRASVVETALQDNIDTARTTGKIFEVLRANIGSEHLRDLFVKILRANLDNNPTYLGSYSAWEPNALDGMDALYANTEAHDASGRFITYWNRDETGKINRQALVEYESDAKHANGVRKGGWYLGPRETGKESVLDPFPYIVQGKTEWLTTISVPVKENNKFLGVSGTDLRLTFLQKMAEDVDAKIYGGAGEVFIVSYDGLVVANSGDASMVGKALSNGLPNADKVMPNVRDGKAYAGLSVDGKSIVAYAPVKLGRSGKFWSVLVRLPRGVVLAEAAALEAQLAERAKNDAFNQIMVGAGVALLGIICLWFFAGSLTRPLIRAKDYAEGVAAGDFSGELVVNQQDEIGVLASSLRTMVANLQAMIAEAHSKGEEAQKAMQEAQAAMQEAHAAKAQAERAKAEGMLHAAGQLEGVVEIVTAASQQLSSQIEQSSRGADEQSGRVRETATAMEEMNATVLEVARNAQQAADASTQTKQKALEGSNIVSDAVKGIETVRDQSLAIKEDMNALGKQAEGIGQIMNVIADIADQTNLLALNAAIEAARAGDAGRGFAVVADEVRKLAEKTMAATQEVGQAIRDIQEGTRKNIANVDKAAVTIESATDLSVRSGEALSQIFNLVEQVNDQVQSIATASEQQSAASEEINKSVEQVSAISAETAQAMEQASSAVSELAQQSKVLQNLIHEMKTQK, from the coding sequence ATGCGTTCTATCAAGCAAAAAATTGCGCTGGCTGCGGGTCTTGGGCTGATTGCCACGGCTGCCATACTGATGGCTTTCGGGCTGTACTCCACCAGCAACACCAAGGAGTTTGTTTCCAACCGCGTTTCGCAGCTTTTGGAAAAAAGCGCCATTTCATCACTTGAATCACTGGTTTCAGACAGGGCCTCCGTTGTGGAAACTGCCCTTCAGGACAACATTGACACCGCCCGCACAACAGGAAAGATATTCGAGGTGTTGCGCGCCAATATCGGCAGCGAGCACCTGCGCGATCTTTTTGTCAAAATTCTGCGCGCCAACCTTGATAACAACCCCACATATCTGGGTTCATATTCCGCATGGGAACCAAACGCCCTTGACGGCATGGACGCCCTGTACGCCAATACAGAAGCCCACGATGCCTCAGGCCGCTTTATTACGTACTGGAACCGCGATGAAACGGGCAAGATCAACCGTCAGGCCCTGGTGGAGTATGAAAGCGATGCCAAGCACGCCAACGGCGTGCGCAAGGGCGGCTGGTATCTTGGCCCCAGGGAAACCGGCAAGGAAAGCGTGCTTGACCCCTTCCCCTACATCGTGCAGGGCAAAACAGAGTGGCTGACCACAATCTCTGTGCCCGTCAAGGAAAACAACAAGTTTCTTGGCGTTTCCGGCACAGACCTTCGCCTCACCTTCTTGCAGAAGATGGCAGAAGACGTTGACGCCAAAATCTACGGCGGTGCTGGCGAGGTATTTATTGTCAGCTATGATGGTCTGGTAGTTGCCAACAGCGGCGACGCCTCAATGGTGGGCAAAGCATTGAGCAACGGCCTGCCCAATGCAGACAAGGTCATGCCCAACGTGCGTGACGGCAAGGCCTATGCCGGGCTAAGTGTGGACGGCAAGTCCATTGTGGCCTACGCCCCGGTGAAACTTGGCCGCTCCGGCAAGTTCTGGTCCGTGCTTGTCAGGCTGCCCAGAGGGGTTGTGCTGGCCGAGGCCGCAGCCCTTGAGGCGCAGCTTGCAGAGCGCGCCAAAAACGACGCTTTCAATCAGATCATGGTCGGCGCAGGCGTGGCCCTGTTGGGCATAATCTGCCTGTGGTTCTTTGCGGGTTCGCTTACGCGGCCGCTCATCAGGGCCAAGGACTACGCCGAAGGCGTGGCCGCTGGCGATTTCAGCGGGGAACTGGTGGTGAACCAGCAGGACGAAATCGGCGTACTGGCCAGCTCTCTGCGCACAATGGTCGCCAATCTGCAAGCAATGATCGCGGAGGCGCACTCCAAGGGCGAGGAAGCTCAAAAAGCCATGCAGGAAGCGCAGGCCGCCATGCAGGAGGCCCACGCCGCCAAGGCCCAGGCAGAGCGTGCCAAGGCCGAAGGCATGTTGCACGCTGCCGGGCAGCTTGAGGGCGTGGTGGAAATCGTCACTGCTGCCTCGCAGCAGCTTTCATCCCAGATTGAGCAGTCGAGCCGTGGCGCGGACGAGCAGTCTGGCCGTGTGCGCGAAACCGCCACAGCCATGGAAGAAATGAATGCCACCGTGCTTGAGGTGGCCCGCAACGCACAGCAGGCAGCGGATGCCTCCACCCAGACCAAACAAAAAGCCCTTGAGGGCTCCAATATTGTCAGCGATGCGGTCAAGGGCATTGAAACTGTCCGGGATCAGTCGCTGGCCATCAAGGAAGACATGAACGCCCTTGGCAAGCAGGCCGAAGGCATTGGGCAGATCATGAACGTGATTGCCGACATTGCCGATCAGACCAACCTGCTGGCCCTTAACGCCGCCATCGAGGCCGCCCGCGCTGGCGATGCCGGACGCGGATTTGCGGTAGTGGCCGATGAAGTGCGCAAACTGGCGGAAAAGACCATGGCCGCCACGCAGGAAGTGGGACAGGCCATCCGCGACATTCAGGAAGGCACCCGCAAAAACATTGCCAACGTGGACAAGGCTGCCGTAACCATCGAAAGCGCTACAGACCTTTCTGTACGTTCCGGCGAAGCCTTGAGCCAGATATTCAACCTCGTTGAACAGGTTAATGACCAGGTACAGTCAATTGCGACTGCAAGTGAGCAGCAATCTGCCGCAAGCGAAGAAATTAACAAGTCTGTTGAACAGGTTTCTGCAATTTCTGCTGAAACAGCACAGGCAATGGAACAGGCATCAAGTGCCGTGTCTGAACTTGCGCAGCAGTCAAAAGTACTGCAAAACCTCATTCACGAAATGAAAACACAGAAATAA
- a CDS encoding methyl-accepting chemotaxis protein, whose amino-acid sequence MPNEIALTSVPPDAFAPLTGNIHRAEGKMIKLSTMQKLFGLSLLLSLFTVAIGTYSVGSLSNLSDGIDNLYNVHVKGLNTARDINVTVLRLIREEKNLILTNDSAEIQRCLQLLADERKKLEALIQTLPKYFTSGEGKALCDKMIQSIKVWLAQHEKVIELGKTSDADMNEQAQKLSNSQARQAMRDVAQAIQAVVDLKLHRADELNHESTRMYETSRLITIVGIIASVLVGLGLGFFMARNMLRQLGDEPASLSKLALAIAGGDLDARFDPARPEQGVFGAMKNMVTTLKTKIAEAEQKGLEAAEESKKAQQATLEAEAARKQAERAKAEGMLQAARQLESVVGIVNKASEQLSAQIEQSSRGADEQSSRVRETATAMEEMNATVLEVARNAQQAADASSQTKQKALEGSNIVSDAVKGIETVRNQSLAIKEDMNALGKQAEGIGQVMNVIADIADQTNLLALNAAIEAARAGDAGRGFAVVADEVRKLAEKTMSATQEVGQAIRDIQEGTRKNIENVDKSATSIESATTLSVKSGDSLQQILTLVEHVNDQVQSIATASEEQSAASEEINQSVEQVATISAETAQAMEQASRAVSELLEQSQVLQGLISEMKAQGEAA is encoded by the coding sequence ATGCCGAATGAGATTGCATTAACAAGCGTTCCCCCAGACGCTTTCGCACCATTAACTGGCAATATCCATCGTGCGGAGGGGAAAATGATTAAGCTTTCTACAATGCAAAAATTGTTTGGACTTTCATTGCTCCTTTCACTCTTTACAGTTGCCATCGGAACATATTCCGTTGGCAGCCTCAGCAATCTTTCTGATGGCATAGATAATCTTTATAACGTTCATGTTAAAGGGCTTAATACCGCTCGGGATATTAATGTAACCGTGCTAAGGCTAATCAGAGAAGAAAAGAATCTCATTCTCACCAATGACTCTGCTGAAATTCAGCGCTGCCTTCAGCTGCTTGCCGATGAAAGGAAAAAGCTGGAGGCCCTGATACAAACTTTGCCCAAGTATTTTACATCGGGTGAAGGCAAGGCGCTCTGCGACAAAATGATCCAGTCTATTAAAGTATGGCTTGCCCAGCACGAAAAGGTTATTGAACTCGGCAAAACAAGCGATGCCGACATGAATGAGCAGGCGCAAAAACTTTCCAACAGCCAGGCGCGGCAAGCCATGAGAGACGTGGCACAGGCCATTCAGGCGGTTGTTGATCTTAAACTGCACCGAGCAGATGAACTGAACCACGAAAGCACGCGCATGTATGAAACCTCACGCCTCATCACCATTGTGGGTATTATTGCCTCTGTGCTGGTGGGCCTTGGGCTGGGCTTTTTCATGGCCCGCAACATGCTGCGCCAGTTGGGCGATGAACCCGCCTCACTTTCAAAGCTGGCTCTGGCAATCGCTGGCGGTGATCTGGACGCGCGCTTTGACCCGGCCCGCCCCGAACAGGGCGTGTTTGGCGCCATGAAGAACATGGTGACCACGCTGAAAACCAAGATCGCCGAAGCCGAACAAAAAGGCCTGGAGGCAGCGGAAGAGTCGAAAAAAGCCCAGCAGGCAACCCTTGAGGCAGAGGCTGCCCGCAAGCAGGCCGAACGGGCCAAGGCCGAGGGCATGTTGCAGGCCGCCCGCCAGCTTGAAAGCGTTGTGGGTATTGTCAACAAGGCCTCCGAGCAGCTTTCCGCCCAGATCGAACAGTCCAGCCGTGGCGCTGACGAACAGTCCAGCCGTGTGCGTGAAACCGCCACAGCCATGGAAGAAATGAACGCCACCGTGCTTGAAGTGGCCCGCAACGCCCAGCAGGCCGCGGACGCCTCCTCCCAGACCAAGCAAAAAGCCCTTGAAGGCTCCAATATCGTCAGCGATGCGGTCAAGGGCATTGAAACTGTCCGTAATCAGTCGCTGGCCATCAAGGAAGACATGAATGCTCTTGGCAAGCAGGCTGAAGGCATTGGTCAGGTCATGAACGTGATCGCCGACATTGCAGACCAGACCAATCTGCTGGCCCTCAATGCGGCCATTGAGGCGGCACGGGCGGGCGATGCCGGACGCGGGTTTGCCGTGGTTGCTGACGAAGTGCGCAAACTGGCGGAAAAAACCATGTCCGCCACGCAGGAGGTCGGGCAGGCTATCCGCGATATTCAGGAAGGCACCCGCAAGAACATTGAAAACGTGGACAAGTCGGCGACGTCTATTGAAAGCGCCACCACTCTTTCTGTAAAATCAGGCGACTCCCTGCAACAGATTCTCACCCTTGTGGAACACGTGAACGATCAGGTGCAGTCCATCGCCACTGCCAGCGAAGAACAGTCCGCCGCCAGTGAGGAAATCAACCAGTCTGTGGAACAGGTGGCTACTATTTCTGCTGAAACCGCCCAGGCCATGGAACAGGCCTCGCGCGCAGTTTCCGAATTACTGGAGCAATCGCAGGTGCTGCAAGGCCTTATCTCTGAAATGAAGGCTCAGGGGGAAGCCGCATAG